Proteins from a genomic interval of Fimbriimonadaceae bacterium:
- the trxA gene encoding thioredoxin: MAANLAVKTTDFEKEVINSEVPVLVDFWATWCRPCVGIAPFVAEIAEETAGRGKVVKVDVDEERELGEKYAIMSIPALVVFKGGQEVDRMVGAGSKADIKAFFEKHL, encoded by the coding sequence ATGGCAGCCAACCTCGCCGTCAAAACCACCGACTTCGAGAAAGAAGTCATCAACTCTGAAGTTCCCGTCCTCGTCGATTTCTGGGCGACCTGGTGCCGCCCGTGCGTGGGCATCGCGCCCTTTGTCGCCGAGATCGCCGAGGAGACCGCCGGCCGGGGCAAGGTCGTCAAGGTCGACGTCGACGAAGAGCGCGAGCTGGGCGAGAAGTACGCGATCATGAGCATCCCCGCCTTGGTCGTCTTCAAGGGCGGCCAAGAGGTCGACCGGATGGTGGGTGCCGGTAGCAAGGCCGACATCAAAGCGTTCTTCGAGAAGCACCTCTAA
- the murJ gene encoding murein biosynthesis integral membrane protein MurJ has product MAQAATPNVARAGWIMMASLFLSRVLGIVREAVINARFGQSSGVLDAYSNSFRIPDLLFYLVAGGALSSAFIPVFTQLITTGRDDEAWDVYSAVVSIMTVVVAVFILAGWFLAEPFFRWYAPNTPFLAETVYMSRIVLPAQYAFFIGGLMMGTLYARQIFSVPGLGPNIYNLGIILGAGVLAMFTTPAVSGMSWGALGGAFLGNIVVPWMVMRKLGSRFRWRFGFKDENVQKVFRLMLPVVLGLSLPGVFFLILSKFANNYDSEGVVAAYTSGNQIMQAPLGMFGQSLAIAAFPALSQFFAQDRMQAYRDQLTRTLRLVFYLSAPVAAFMLAAPEPIIRVLLEHGKFSPADTARMVPILQLFAIGVPAWCLHPVLMRAFFSIQQTVKPIVIGTVTTVVFVALCLAFQAARLPYSSLALAGSVAALGMAFVMTLAINKSAGPLDLRLLATGVGQTLVACLGFAGFAFLAFQGLSHTALLANKAGLFGCFAVVFVVAAWIYYLLSKLMKMPETAYFGRAFRRRAAEPADG; this is encoded by the coding sequence ATGGCCCAGGCCGCCACGCCCAATGTCGCCCGCGCAGGGTGGATCATGATGGCGAGCCTGTTCCTCAGCCGGGTGCTCGGCATCGTCCGTGAGGCCGTCATCAACGCCCGGTTCGGACAGTCGTCCGGTGTCCTCGACGCCTACTCCAACTCCTTCCGCATCCCCGACCTCCTCTTCTATCTGGTCGCCGGAGGCGCGCTGTCGTCGGCCTTCATCCCGGTCTTCACCCAACTGATCACGACGGGCCGGGACGACGAAGCATGGGACGTCTACAGCGCCGTCGTCTCGATCATGACCGTCGTGGTCGCCGTCTTCATCCTCGCCGGATGGTTCCTCGCCGAGCCGTTTTTCCGCTGGTACGCCCCCAACACGCCGTTCTTGGCGGAGACGGTGTACATGAGCAGGATCGTCCTCCCCGCCCAGTACGCCTTCTTCATCGGCGGACTGATGATGGGGACCCTCTATGCCCGGCAAATCTTTTCTGTACCAGGATTGGGCCCTAACATTTACAATTTAGGCATCATCCTTGGTGCCGGGGTCTTGGCCATGTTCACGACGCCGGCCGTCTCGGGGATGAGTTGGGGTGCACTGGGCGGCGCTTTTCTCGGCAACATCGTGGTCCCGTGGATGGTCATGCGCAAGCTGGGCTCACGGTTCCGCTGGCGATTCGGGTTCAAGGACGAAAACGTCCAGAAGGTCTTCCGCTTGATGCTCCCGGTTGTGCTCGGGCTTTCGCTGCCCGGCGTCTTTTTCCTGATCCTCAGCAAGTTTGCCAACAACTACGACTCCGAAGGCGTCGTGGCCGCCTACACGTCGGGGAACCAGATCATGCAGGCCCCCCTGGGCATGTTCGGCCAGTCTCTCGCCATCGCCGCCTTCCCTGCCCTCAGCCAGTTCTTCGCCCAAGACCGGATGCAGGCCTACCGCGACCAGCTCACGCGCACGCTGCGGTTGGTCTTCTATCTTTCCGCGCCGGTCGCCGCGTTCATGCTCGCCGCTCCCGAGCCGATCATCCGCGTCCTGCTGGAGCACGGCAAGTTCTCCCCCGCCGACACGGCCCGCATGGTGCCGATCCTCCAGCTTTTTGCTATCGGCGTCCCCGCCTGGTGCCTCCATCCGGTGCTCATGCGGGCGTTCTTCTCGATCCAGCAGACGGTCAAGCCGATCGTCATCGGCACGGTGACGACCGTCGTTTTCGTCGCCTTGTGCCTGGCCTTTCAGGCCGCCCGGCTTCCCTATTCCAGCCTCGCCCTCGCCGGGTCGGTCGCGGCCCTCGGCATGGCCTTTGTCATGACCTTGGCGATCAACAAATCGGCCGGCCCTCTTGACCTGCGCCTACTGGCCACGGGCGTCGGCCAGACCTTGGTCGCCTGCCTGGGCTTCGCCGGGTTCGCGTTCCTCGCGTTCCAGGGGCTCTCCCACACCGCCCTGCTGGCCAACAAGGCCGGTCTCTTCGGATGCTTCGCCGTCGTCTTCGTCGTCGCCGCGTGGATCTACTATTTGCTGTCCAAGCTCATGAAAATGCCGGAGACCGCCTACTTCGGCAGGGCCTTCCGGCGTCGGGCCGCCGAACCTGCCGACGGGTAA